The segment TCGATGACCACCAAAGTTCTTTCCATTCTCCAAGCAGGCTGGATGTCTCCATACCTTCTGCATGGCCACACAGTTTTCGCACACTAAATATCCCTCTGATCTCTGCACTCTCTTAGATGTCTGTTCATCCTGGACCACATCCAATGTTCACCTTGTCTCACCactgaatttttttccctttgtctttTACCTACCAGTTTATAATGATGCTAATGCAAGGCATTGACTGTTGATTACTTTAACTCCTATTTCTTAATGAATTTATTAGGGGGAACTTGCAGTGCCGAGCTTTGTATGCGTGTCTTATGAGTGTGTAGTCTAGGAGATGTTGAAGATATGTCATCCTCCAGACACATACCCTGCCAACATCTCCTTCTCGATCCTCTCTTTAACAAGGGAGGAGGTTTGATAAACTTGATTGAAGTCTGTGGAATATATTAAGTGGTAAGGTTTACTACTCCGGGTTCTTCTATTGTGATACCCTAAAGGTGCCTAACAATGATCCCAGTATTTTTATCGATCCTCTTTATTGAGTATTATATTTGGCTTTAAAAATCATACATAGATAGAGAATGATTCATGCTTTTGCGTGGCACACCTGAGGGCCAAAAGGTTTCTCTGGTTATAGGcagcttagaaaaaaaaaagcaaacaaacaaaaaacaaaacaaaaaaaaggatataaaactagataaaagaaaacaaacccaaataAGCTTCAGTATTCAGCTTTATCCCAAAATAACAGAGATGCTATCCCTAATTTACACTAAATTGTTGCCAATTCATATCAGCACACTTTTTCCTGAGCATCTATTATGTGCTAAGTCTTGTGCAAGGCATCAAAGATACAgctgaagacagctcagtgtacACTAGGGGTGAGAGGAATAGATAACACACTCCACAAGATGTGGCGAGTTCTAAGACTGAAGTTTGCACGGAATACAATAAAAGCTCACACAGAGTCAGTTGCCCTAACATGAAGCATTGAAAGCCTGGAAGAATCCTGCTCTTGAGCATATAGCTAGAGTTtcttgcctctgtttctctccaAAGATAAGAAATTAACCTTCGGTCTTTGCTGAAAAGCTGGGAAATGCCATTGTGTTTTTAATCATGAAAATCTGCATAGGCAGTTTCAGTGGCTCCTGGGTCTGGGTCTCCCAGGCAAGAAGGAAGAGAAGTACTAGTTTTTCTTACAGCTGGAATCAATTTTTTTACTCCAGCCCATCTACTAGAATTAATTGTTTCGGAAGAACCTTAATTTTGCTGGAAAATCCAGAAAAGGCTTTAGTTACAGCTTCAGATTATAAAGCAATTGTGTAATTAGTAATACATTTCTCATTCCTTTACTAAGTGGAGGAAAAAAGTACCACGTGCATTGCTTTAGTGTAAATCCTGacagtgaagtttttttttcccaggGAATTATACCATTATACCATAAAAATGTCAACGCATAAGTTTACTGTTCCCACtaatattctaaaatattctCTTAGGCTGACATCTCtgtcaattaaaattaaacaaaattgcATTCTGCCATATACACTTTGAGGGGGAAGCTTTTGAGTTTATAGCTGCTCTTTGAATTGATTTTTAAGATAGCATCTGTAAAACTTGGCTCGAACAAGATGAGGTGGGATATATTTAAGGACcagtcaatttaaaaaaaatgtttttaaagatcaTAAATTGGCAGCTAGAATAGACTGCGCACACCTCTAtctttctcagctattaaaataaatCCAGTGATTCTTCTGCATTCAATCGCTGTGCTGACATAATTCAGTGCCCGCGTGCTTCTGACTTGTTTTGGGTTTCCGATATTTTTACAGAGCAGAATATAAACAAGGAAGCTCGTGAGTGTGGCTTCCAGTTATCCCATCTGCAGAGATTTGGGAAGAGTGTTCCTCGGCGGTGTTTCCCACAGCCAAGCAAGCGAACGTGCTTTCTCACGGGACCACGATTCTCAGGACAGAGAGGCAAGGACAGTGTCCGCTCGGAGCACTCTTGGCAGGACGAAGCTGCCAATGAAGTCTTTGGGGAGATCATGCTATGTGATAGGAAGAGGAACAAAGAGAATCCCATCCCAGTCCCTCTGAAGGAACTTAAAATGTTGAGTCTTTGGGCTCATCCCCTTTGGCTGCCAAAACCTTAATGTTTTTGCCAGGGAGTTTGAAGcaaggattattttataatccagaGTCTCGCAGGCCACAGACGCGCCTCATTCTTTGTAAAGCACCTTTTGGAAACGGACTGTGCCTTTTTCGCGTCACCCAGTTGCCATTTAAGGGAAAGAGATAAAAATCGCAAGCAGCTGAAAAGGGTTTGTGCCCTTTCCAGAGAGTTCACAAATAATGCTGTGGCTTGGCCACCTTCTCGGATGATTTGGGGGTGGAGAGCACAGCAATATTGATCTTAATGGGAAGAGTTTGGTTCTGACAAGGCAGTGCTGCTTCTGACAGGAAGGcattcttttgctttttaaagccAGGGGCGGGATGGTTGGAGGACAGGCGGACAAGCAACAGTTGCTTGTTCTGAAGGATGgcaccttcttcctcctttgcaGTTGTGGGTAAACTTAAAGTGGCTTCATGGTCGATTTAGCTATTCTGAGGCTCCTAGGTGAGCATGTAGGAAGGAAAACTGGCTAGtttaaattgtaaataaaataacgGATTGAAACCTCTGTGTTGCCCATGAGTATAGCAACTGTTCTTACCCATTGGGTCACCAGTAGCAGTTGGTAGTTGTGGGCAACCAGAGGCAGTTAGATTTATAAGCTCCTCCCCTACCTTATCCAATTCTCAATCTTTAAATAGCCCACAAACTTGATTTTACATAGGACAGCACTGCACAAACACATGAAGTTCCCAACACAGTCGTGGTATTTTAGATGACTACTGATTAATTGTAgtatgtgggggaggggcagtgcaTGCTTAAGTGTGATATACGGTTTATgtggtaaagaaaaataaaataataagcatGATAGGGGTTATGGGAGCAGGATACCAcaggagagtgtgtgtggtgtggtgtcaGATGGATGCTTCATAGACTATGCGACTTGTACGAGATCTGAGAAGTTCTCACCTGGACTCACCTGTGCCAGCTCCTAGGGAATCACATTAGGACCCAGCCTTTGTAGATAAATTGAAGAGATCCATCCTTATTCTCCGCACTCTTCAGTCCTCTAACTCCATCCAAATGAGTTCCAGTTGAGTTGATTTTATCCTCAGCAGGTCCCTCATATCTAGGCCTGCTGTGtctaacccccacccccatctcccctccccccgccAACCCACTTTAATCTGGCTACCTACCATCATCTGTTAAACCCTACTATTTATCGGTGTGGTTACTCACAGCCTCGCAGATATGTTTCTATACAGACATAGACCATGTCCCGTGCTTTCAATACACCCATCCCATTATTGTATTTTCCCAAAAAAATGCCAGAGTTTCCCTGCTCTGACAGGACACTTGGTCTGCAGAACCCTCCATTCCCTCTTTCCTTGACAAGCTTAGGCCTGTTCTCCCAGCAAAATTCTTATCAACCACCCTCTTTGTTCTAAAGAGGATCCACCAAATTCACTCTTTAGTTCAAGAAGCATTTTCTGAACACATGGATACGTGCCTAAAGAGACAAAACAGAGGTGCTGCCAGCCCAGGAGCAGTGTTGGAAACAAAATGGTGTTTTCCAAGTTACTTAGACAGAAAGGAAAGGCCATGAGGTCCTCCATCCAATGGATGAGGAACAGAGAGGCCAGCAACAGAAAGACATTAGTTCACACGCCATGAGTTTGAATGATGTGTTTTCCTTCTAACTTCAAGTTAAAATCAACTGGAAGACTAAACAACTGTCCAGCCTTCCTTTAACTGTCATAAACCGTGCAAGTCATTCCAAGCCTCTGGGTTTCTTTCAAGAATTCAAAGGGTATATTACTTAAAATCAGATGCATGATCTTTTTGTGGTGTTTCGAGAAATATGGCATGAGTTTCTGTGGTCAAGAGAGAAAGAGGTACTTTCCAAGTAAATAGATACTATTTATGGGGTTACTACAGGTAAGAGGAACACTGGCTTTTCCAGAATATAGTAATTTATTCAGCACTtgcatataaatattatatacatgtatcaaAATGGTTTATGGTACTGTAGAGaagttcctctcccaaccctggACCCAAACTCTAGGTTCTTACCTGACTCTTACTATCAAAGTATATtattcagggttctctagagtcacagaacttatggaatgtctctctgtattaagggaatttattgtaatgacttacagtctgcagtccagctaacccaacaatgggcagctgtgaatgggaagttcaAGAGTCTAGTAGTCGCTCTTTCCTACCAGGCCAGCTGTTTCAGTGGGTCTTCTGTAGAAGCTGGACTcttgaagaagtaggttccaacagatgtgctggcaagtaagtgcaatcAGGCAAAGAAGAGTTAGTTTTCCTTCTTCTCATGCTCTCACATAGGCCTCCAGCAGACGGTATGGCCCCGATTGaaaatgtgtaccaccatgctggaTTTGGaactgctttgtcccaggctggccttgaactcaaatatCTGTTTGCCTCAGTCTCCTTGGATTAGAGGTATATACTAccttgcctggacctaagcttttcatgaccACATGAGATCTCCATTTCAATATCTAGAACACAAGCCTGAGTCTTCCGACATCAAGATCTGGATcataggtgtgccctccatttctggattgtagttcattcattccagatgtagtcaagttgacaaccaggaatagtcaTCACACCAACTGTCTGTATATTCGTTTCTTTCAGCTTTGGTAGTCAGTAATAGAGTTTTCAGCTCGAAGAAGATTGTGAAGACAAAAGAGTTGACTAGTCAGAGTGCTACCTGGCAAATGATACACCTACTCACAGACCCAGGGAATTAAATCTTAATGATTGCTAATGGTTAAGCATTGACTATATGACGAGTTATACTTTGACTGTACTCTTTATCAATGGTTCTCATATTGTGATCCAGTATCTGCCTGTCTAATTAGTAAATACCTCTCTGCCAGTTAATACCTTAAAACCTAAGTGTTGATGCATTCAGAACCCTGAAATGACAAACCTCTATGCTTTCAGCATGAACTGAGCTAATAAAAGAAGACAATGCTGAATACTTTAAGATTGCCACCTTGCTCTGACCAGTTCACCTTATTCCACAATGCTTGATGACTCCATATATTCTTCTTCCTTCCATGCAATTCTGTCACCTATGCTGGTCTTCTGATCCTCGCTTCACTTCCTAGTGACTAAACTATACTGAAGTAGGAGTTACCGCCATGTCTTCCAACAGCTTGTCAGACTGCTGCACAGCAGGAGAGCACAAGCAAACACTATGGGCGATACATTAGTTTCTATACATTGAAATTCACTAATGTATGCATATTCCTAACTTAGTTTGTCCTCTGGATGCACACATTTGactctgaatttttttaaattccttcaattCACCGACTGTTGTTTGCCTCATACTCAGATCAGATTTAGCTAATAGCTTTGCCTATTTTGAgacaactttttaaattttttttgtccaTCATCTTGAATTATTTATTTGGTAAACAGCCAACTCTTGACATTCTCCATATGCTGGGTTGAGAACACAAATATCAGTGTGTTTATATCAACTTGAGATCTCTAAAAATGGACTTGGACCGTAATGCTATTCTGAAATACACTGAGACTAAAATGTGTCTGTCTAGTTTGTGTTCTGAAAGAGCTCTTTAGAGGAAGATGGTGTTCTTGCTGAGGACTATTTTTTATAGCTAGAGTAAGGTATGTTTAGTCCAGGCCGGAGCTAGTAACATTGCTTAGCATGTCTTGTGTAGGACATAcccagggagatctctgtgaggaTTAAAGAAGATTTGTTTATACATGTAGTTATGTATGCTTCGTAAACATAACACAGGTTTCTCTATTCAAGAAGAATACATACATGCCATCTGGGGTGACAATGGAGAAATTCAAGGAAAGAAAGCTCCCAAACACATGTGGATGGGAGTTTCACTTCTCATTCAAGCATGTCTATGGTTTGGGCAGAGACCACCAACTTCAGTCACCTTACTCAGGAAGGCTGGGATGCTTTCCTTGTGAGCAAGTCCTGCCTTTCCCTCTTTCATTTCCACAGGCTGCAGTAGTCCTCCCCACTCTAGTCTTCCCTCGCACCTTGAGTCCCAGTTGCTCTGAGCATCCTCATGGCGTACTTGAGTGAATGATGTCGCCATCTCATTGCTTCATCTCCTTCACTACAGCCATGTTCAAATACGGGTGTGGTCACCACCAGCGCAGCACGGAAGAAAGctgacaaaacacaaaaacaaccaaccaaacaaacgaaACAGACCTGTTTTTAGGAGGTAAAGAAATTATGGatcttgcctcttttttttttctagaaattatGATCTGAATATTCAGGGAATGTGGCCACCCTGTTCTAGAATGTGACAGAACCTGTTAGAGAGTCTAGGCAGGAGGCAATGAGAATGTGAGAGAAGGAACTACCAATATTTATTATCAGCTATACTTATGTACTGCAGTGCAGGCTAGAGCTGTAAGTTTTCTTGGCTTACAAACTATGCTTCCTCAAGTAGCTACCTGGAAAGGTGAGGAACTGCTATTGGTTTGTAGTATATACTGGTACAGAAACACATGATGAGCTCTTCCACGATGCcatgagttttgttgttgtttctaagtGGTTTCTCCTTACTATAATTAAAAGACTTACCTACACTTATTAATATGTGGGTAGGCATGGAAAAACAAATGCCATGGTTCAGATAAAATGAACAGTCACATCTCTTCAGAGAGAGAGACGAAAATCTAGGGAGGCGGGTAGTTCTGCCTCAGCAGTTCGATGCGTCTTCCGTTGTTCTGTGCTGGCTTGCTGCTCAGCAAGTCATTCTTCAAAGCAATCCTCTACAGCAAAATTCTAGAGTATGCTGTCAAACCTGGCCAACCAGTTCTGAGTCTGTGTTAGAGCAGCCCACAGGAATGAGGAAAGAGGGGTCAGAGAGGACAAGGGAGAAAGCATGGAACTGTACATAGAAGACGTGGTTTACACACAAGTGGCGGAAACATCCACAAGATCACTGGTGCAAGGAAGGAAACATGGAGAGGAGGGCTCTCAGTCAAGTTGCCCCTTGCTAGCTGTAGTTCGTGAGGGGGCAAGTCTATGGCTAATataaagaaatccagaagagcGACAGATTAGAAACCTTACTATATTAGTAGCCTTGAAATATTATTATGGTAAGGCAGGTAGAAATGGGCAGTGAAGTTGTCCAAGTCACAAGAATCAAGTTAGGCTAATCACAGGCTCCATGTTATAAGCAAGGCATCAGAATGACACTTGAATTCTACTGACTGAGTCCATAATCACAGCCCTGATGGATTATGGAAGGATACACAGGTAACCGGAGTGACACTGCAGTGCGTGcttcacagtcacagtcacagtcacagtcacagtcacacacacacacacacacacacacacacacacacacacacacgaggaagaTGGGGATAATTACATGGTGTAATCATGTGAAAGAACGGCAAAGGGAAATATACAGGCTGTGCCATGGATCAACTCACGTAGGCCGGAGTCATGAAAAGCTAACAGCTTTTCCAGGGAACTGATGGTGTGGTTCAGACTTGTGGGACATAAGGATTATTGAGGCTGACAAGGGGCatggcaaaaaagaaaagaaaaagaaaaggctcggAACTGTAGGAAGTAGTTATGATTCAAGAATGTGCCCCAAAGGTTCAGGTGTTGAAAGCTCGGTCTTCAGTGAGGAAGTAGACATCGAAGAGAGGGTGGTGATGGTCATGAAAGTGCTTCCCTGGAAAGGAACTAATGTAACACTTGATGACTTCTCACCAGCATGTGGTAATTAAGGAGTGTGACATACAGAACATCTTAGACTCCCACCCAGCACCTAATCTCCCTTCCTCCCACATATGCCAGTATGATCCCGTTAAATAGGAAAGAAACTGATACCAGAACAAGTCCTACCACATCTGTAATTGTGAGCtaagagaattcttttttttccctcctaaaGCACCCACCTTTGGGGATTTTGTTATAGTGACAGTGCAGTGGGCATGCGTGAGGGTATCCAGGTGAAGTGGGCCTCCCTGGTCTTGCAAAGCTCACACTTACTCTGTTAGAGATAAGCATCTCTCCTTCTAAAGGCTATGGTAACAACCACATCAAGTAATTCAAGGTCAGGACACAGTAATGAGCCTTCTGAGAGCGAAAGTGCAATAACTGGTAGCATTTATTGCTATTATAATTAgtattatttctaaatatattggAAGCTAAGGTATAGTCACATAAATATAGCCTCTCAGATGGCCGAAGAAACATCTAGGCATATTTTAATTCCTCTTACTTCTTTTTGGTGGGCATTTAGATACCCTGCATGAATATGTGCAAAAGAGACTACATTATATCCCCATCCATAGTCTCTAGGTGTACCTGGGATGGAGTTTCTACCCAGCAGCAATAATAAGTGAGAGAATATAAACAGGAGCTTCATACATGTACAGTTTGGAGCAGCTGCAAGTAATAGACGTCAGGAAAACAGGAGCTAAAGTAGCAGAGATTTTGTCATCTCTCCACTCAGAAACCCCAGAGGTAGATGATGCTTTGGTTAGGCAAGCATCTCTACCATGTCACTGAGATACAGCATTCTAGTCAACCTCCTTTAGTagtgtctctctttttatttttttaattcttaataacaaaacaaaaatatatctaaAAGTGAAGCTTCTGGAAAGACCATTTGTTCTTCCCTGTCTTGTATCACTCCTCCAACTTGACCTTGGCCTCCCACCTGGCCTTGTGTTTCAATGCTGCATCTCTGAACACATCCTCATTGACAACAGTTTTGTCCAAGGGGATGTCCACAGAATACCTTGTGGACATGAGGTGGTTGTAGTCATAAACTTTCATAAAGGACTTGATCTTGGATCGCTTGGTGATTTTCTTCTTGCCCACGGAAGCTGTCACTTTTTGAGGATAGCAGTCAATTCCAGTCACCAGGGTGTGGCTATAAGGGTGGCCTGAGGTACCATCATTATCAATATTCTTCACAATAATGATGAGTTCAGAGTAGCCTCCAGCCAGGACCAGCACCACCTTCCCAGGTTTCAAGAACTTGCCCATTTCAACAGCAATcagcagaaaggaaagaaggaccTAGTCTTGTCTCTTATTGTAACATAGCTGCTAGAGATCCAATCACCTCAGACAAACCTAAGTTCATTCATGGCAGAATGTGAAGGGCAAATACTAAGGAACCTGTTCTTTTTACTGATAGGCAAAACATTTTCAAGAAGTAACTTAACAGCTTTCCACCTCTGACTGTGAGCAACATTGGGGAATTCATCAAGACAACTGTGAGGGAGCTGGACTGTTACTGAGGGCTTGTGGTTGATCGTGTTACTGcattaggaagaaaggaagcaagaaaggaagtTCATATTAGCTGTTGGGTGTGTACCTGGGACTGCTCATCATGGTGGCTTGGATATAATTTAAGGAGACAACATCTGGCTGATTTCCTAGGGCAGTGTAAGAGCCGGCCTGAATGAAGCATACACGGAAACAAAGTTCGGTTTTGCACTAGTGGAAGAATGGATCAGGTTTTAACCCAAacattaaaggaaagaaatagcaaaatatgtaaacaagtaagcaagcaagtaagTAACGAAAGAAAGCTGCCCTTGGAATGCTGTGAAATACAGAATAGGCAATAGGTTGTCCTAGGCATGTAGTGGATGCCATGGGATAGTAAAACCACTGTTGTAGGTTATGGCATGGAGAGTCAAACCTATTCTCAAATATGAATTCATGAGCTTAAAGGCCAAACAACTGCAAAGTATTAATAGACGTCTGAATTAAAGCTTTCAGTCTAACAGTGTTCATGTTCTATTTGGtctgtattttcttcttcctgaagATTTTGGCCTTGCTCCTTTGCCTTCAGGATCAGCAGTTTACAACTGAATCATCTGAAACCATCCATAACAGAGTAAAGCACAGAATATCACTACCCAGGCTCAGAGGACGGGCTCCGTGCTGTGAGCTAAGGAGGCCAGCCAGCTCTGCAACCATGGGCTCAGCTGATTAAACTCACTAAGGTCCAGGCTCCTGGAACAAAATCAGAAGTGTAATCTCCTGGCTGTGACCTGCTTTGGTGTTCCTGGCAAGGCAGATATATGTAGAAAAGTAGAAACACACAAAAGAGTCAGGAAGAATATagaatgtatgcatatatgtaattcATACCTTTATATCcttatgaatgaatgtgtgtgaaaaatagataaatattctGGTTGTTCATTTTGCAtaaacacacccatacatacatatacatatgtacacacatatacatacgcaTATACTTATATCAATGTtaggtatttttaaatatagatttattttctttcctaaacTGGAACTAAGACAGTCCAATTAAAATTGTTTGATAATCATCATCATGATTGGTAATATTATTGGGAAAAACTAAATTACTCTATAGTAGCTATAATTCCTACCTGTACTTTAAGTGGCGCGGGCTTCAATTTGAGTTTTAAACAGGAATCAATAGtgtccctttttgtttctttgtttttgtttttcatttgttttgcttttttcccgTTCAAAATTCATTTAGAGTTAACTTGGAAAAAATTACCATTATGGAAAAAATAATATATCAGGATATTAACTGATTATTTCCGGACTTGGAGACAATGCGTAAGTCTTGTCAACGTGTTAATTCTCATGTGCATTTTCTACATTGTGTTCCTTAGTTATTCAATGAATAGGAAATGCaatttaaaaccataaaataCATATCATCTCAGATTCTTTCTGCAGAAAACACTTGAACGTAACCAAATAAATCTTCAACCAACAATGTTTGTAATTACCAAAAGAGCGTCtcaaatacagaaaacacacaatccACAATATTAAATGATATACCAGAACTAAAATGATTTAACAATTACTTTTAGcaattatttaatcttttaagTGCCTTATCCATTCACCCAgtgaatccaagaagacatctcTGTAAATAATTCTAGGGAGATAtttgtagaaacaaacaaacaaacaaaaaatccatttGGAAAAtcctttcctttatatttttcatCGGAAATGATAACCATTCGCTCGCCTTGCCTAGCAGACgtggtttctgtttccactgGACAAGCATTTAGCACATTTGGATCGTGAAATATATTCTCCAGGTTTTGTCTTTGCTGGCAtttcaggagatttttttttttttgcattccgACTTCATATAAATTGCAGAAACTCTTTTTGTCCTGGCTCTGAGGGTCCTTTGCCACCAATTTACTTTATGGTTCCCCCATCATTTAGAATGGCCTTATCTTGCAAGCATTTACCCAGACTCTCTAACTCTAACTTCAGGACCAGATTAAGTTTGCTTCTCAAAGCCATCCATCATCCGAGATATGTTTTTGttagtgttttcttttgtaaatcaTTTTATTATTGTAAGCTTTCTCCGGCTTGCTGGCATGATAATAGGCTATATAAATGATTTTTGTCCTATATTTGTGTTGTATATACTTTATTGTAATAGCACTCTCGGGTCAAAAGCAGCCAATATTAT is part of the Rattus norvegicus strain BN/NHsdMcwi chromosome 1, GRCr8, whole genome shotgun sequence genome and harbors:
- the LOC120097785 gene encoding large ribosomal subunit protein eL27-like translates to MGKFLKPGKVVLVLAGGYSELIIIVKNIDNDGTSGHPYSHTLVTGIDCYPQKVTASVGKKKITKRSKIKSFMKVYDYNHLMSTRYSVDIPLDKTVVNEDVFRDAALKHKARWEAKVKLEE